A section of the Saccopteryx leptura isolate mSacLep1 chromosome 4, mSacLep1_pri_phased_curated, whole genome shotgun sequence genome encodes:
- the PTPN18 gene encoding tyrosine-protein phosphatase non-receptor type 18 gives MDDTYAVVQKRRAPLGTGSGLGARGVEEAPLYSQVIPRARWPQAPAEDSQGALLGRVPAKPSPAGAGAYEEVARGSQAGGLGFNLRIGKPKGPRDPPAEWTQV, from the exons ATGGACGACACCTACGCGGTGGTGCAGAAGCGCAGGGCTCCGTTGGGCACCGGCTCAGGGTTGGGGGCGCGCGGCGTGGAGGAAGCCCCCCTCTACAGCCAGGTGATACCGCGTGCGCGCTGGCCGCAGGCCCCCGCGGAGGACTCCCAGGGGGCACTACTGGGCCGCG TTCCTGCTAAGCCCAGCCCTGCTGGGGCTGGAGCCTATGAGGAAGTGGCCCGTGGATCGCAGGCTGGTGGCTTAG GCTTCAACCTGCGCATTGGAAAACCTAAAGGGCCCCGGGACCCTCCTGCGGAGTGGACCCAGGTGTGA